Proteins from one bacterium genomic window:
- a CDS encoding DUF5654 family protein, with translation MINLQEEKTRIQKEITNRTMGYILGGLGLVVGLAWNDAIKVLIEYIFPLSRNTLLAKFLYAALLTLFVVILTTYFLRKNDEQH, from the coding sequence ATGATTAATCTCCAAGAAGAAAAAACCCGCATCCAAAAAGAAATTACCAATCGCACGATGGGATATATTCTCGGCGGTCTCGGATTGGTTGTTGGACTTGCGTGGAACGATGCCATAAAAGTTCTTATCGAGTATATTTTCCCACTTTCAAGAAACACACTTCTTGCCAAGTTTCTGTATGCCGCACTCCTTACTCTCTTCGTAGTAATTTTGACAACGTATTTTTTGCGGAAAAACGATGAACAGCATTGA
- a CDS encoding VOC family protein, translating to MLISGKITLPVIDLHQSVSFYTRVLGLRLIEQKGNYWAAVSDGGLRITLERQFYREPQETKKTQSLSLGIAVFHLDPVLARIKETGTVITGMHETGDGRILTLSDPDGNKIFVREVGELKKKA from the coding sequence ATGCTTATTTCCGGAAAAATCACGCTTCCCGTTATCGACCTTCATCAATCGGTCTCTTTTTACACGCGGGTTTTGGGTCTGCGTCTGATTGAACAGAAGGGAAACTATTGGGCGGCGGTAAGTGATGGCGGCTTGCGTATTACGCTTGAGAGACAATTTTATCGCGAACCGCAAGAAACAAAAAAAACACAATCCCTCTCTCTTGGCATTGCCGTTTTTCATCTTGACCCCGTTCTCGCGCGCATAAAAGAAACGGGAACCGTTATTACGGGCATGCATGAAACGGGCGACGGGAGAATACTTACGTTAAGCGACCCCGACGGAAATAAAATTTTTGTGCGGGAAGTCGGGGAACTCAAGAAAAAAGCATGA
- a CDS encoding L-threonylcarbamoyladenylate synthase has translation MKKEELIKTLEKGGVGIMPTDTLYGLLGSALNPSVVERIYSLKGRDRKKPFIILISSFDDLEKFSIRINAKEREMLERFWPGKVTIIFSSGDKQYTYLDRGGGTLAFRMPALRSLLDIIARTGPLVAPSANVSGGEPAQTIEEAMAYFGNDPDFYIDGGRITSLPSTIVKMNKGGFMLVRPGVEEIPEELLTEGF, from the coding sequence ATGAAAAAAGAAGAACTTATCAAAACTCTCGAGAAAGGGGGTGTCGGTATTATGCCTACCGATACGTTGTATGGTCTTCTTGGGAGTGCCCTCAACCCTTCCGTGGTTGAACGCATTTATTCCCTTAAAGGCCGCGATAGAAAGAAACCGTTTATCATTTTAATTTCTTCTTTTGACGATCTGGAGAAATTTTCAATACGTATAAACGCAAAAGAGCGCGAGATGCTCGAGCGTTTTTGGCCGGGGAAAGTGACGATTATTTTTTCTTCGGGAGACAAACAGTACACCTATCTCGACCGGGGAGGAGGAACACTCGCGTTCAGGATGCCGGCGCTGCGCTCACTTTTGGATATTATTGCCCGCACCGGACCACTTGTCGCCCCGAGTGCGAATGTTTCGGGCGGGGAACCGGCGCAAACCATTGAAGAAGCGATGGCCTATTTCGGAAACGACCCCGATTTTTATATAGACGGGGGCAGAATCACATCCCTTCCTTCAACGATAGTGAAGATGAACAAGGGCGGATTCATGCTTGTCCGCCCGGGTGTGGAAGAAATTCCTGAAGAATTATTGACTGAAGGGTTTTAA
- a CDS encoding TIGR00730 family Rossman fold protein, whose protein sequence is MEHNEQNRQKPAFKTITLDELEIDAKKRLSVIGSEFARGFEFLRNYPKSVTFFGSSRVKESDPYYKKAETLAKRIVEEMGYSVIAGGGPGIMEAANKGAYEAGGTSLGLNIKLPNEQVTNPYVTDSINFYYFFVRKVCLSFSAEAYVFFPGGFGTLDEMFEIVTLIQTKKIKHVPIILVGKEYWLELEKFIEKNLCASGMIHKEDMDLYHITDDEDEIIDMIRTTPVQSGVPYGDHHK, encoded by the coding sequence ATGGAACACAACGAACAAAATCGGCAGAAGCCCGCTTTCAAGACAATTACCCTTGATGAGCTTGAAATTGACGCAAAGAAACGCCTTTCTGTCATAGGCTCGGAGTTTGCGCGGGGGTTTGAGTTTCTCAGAAACTATCCCAAATCGGTTACATTTTTCGGCTCTTCACGAGTTAAAGAAAGCGACCCCTATTATAAAAAAGCCGAAACGCTCGCTAAACGAATCGTTGAAGAAATGGGATATTCGGTAATTGCTGGAGGAGGGCCAGGGATCATGGAAGCGGCAAACAAGGGTGCGTATGAAGCAGGCGGAACGTCTCTCGGACTCAATATCAAGTTGCCGAACGAGCAGGTAACCAACCCGTACGTTACGGACAGCATAAATTTCTATTATTTTTTCGTGCGTAAAGTGTGTCTTTCTTTTTCGGCAGAGGCATACGTGTTTTTCCCCGGCGGTTTCGGAACACTCGATGAAATGTTTGAGATTGTCACCCTGATTCAAACGAAAAAAATCAAGCACGTACCTATTATCCTTGTCGGGAAAGAATATTGGCTTGAGCTTGAAAAGTTTATTGAAAAAAATCTCTGTGCGTCAGGAATGATACATAAAGAAGATATGGACCTATACCATATTACCGACGATGAAGATGAGATTATTGATATGATCCGCACTACCCCCGTGCAAAGCGGGGTTCCGTACGGAGACCATCATAAATAA
- a CDS encoding FKBP-type peptidyl-prolyl cis-trans isomerase produces the protein MRTLNRKEWIAVAASLLVIALFVFGDTITSFLSLLSQNTMTNDNSNQSEEVNPRTLPSGLIVEDLTVGTGEEAVANTIVTVHYTGTFVNGTKFDSSLDRGVPFQFVLGAGQVIRGWDEGVVGMKVGGKRKLIIPPQLAYGGAVGHQLQNETLVFEVEVLNVSK, from the coding sequence ATGCGTACATTGAACCGTAAAGAATGGATTGCCGTGGCGGCGTCCCTTCTCGTTATCGCTCTATTCGTATTTGGAGATACTATTACAAGTTTTCTTTCCCTGTTGTCGCAAAATACCATGACAAATGACAATTCGAATCAGTCCGAAGAGGTGAATCCGAGAACATTGCCCTCGGGACTTATAGTTGAGGATTTGACAGTTGGGACGGGTGAAGAGGCGGTTGCAAACACCATAGTAACCGTTCATTACACCGGAACGTTTGTTAATGGCACAAAATTCGACAGTTCTCTTGATAGGGGGGTTCCATTTCAGTTTGTTCTTGGCGCCGGACAGGTTATTCGTGGATGGGATGAGGGAGTGGTGGGAATGAAAGTCGGAGGGAAACGGAAACTCATTATTCCGCCCCAACTGGCATACGGAGGAGCGGTGGGACACCAACTTCAAAATGAAACTCTTGTTTTTGAAGTGGAGGTTCTTAATGTAAGCAAATAA
- the uvrB gene encoding excinuclease ABC subunit UvrB: MGKFNLVSEFKPAGDQPEAIEALMKGLGRGLSYQTLLGVTGSGKTFTMANVIARINKPTLVIAHNKTLAAQLAQEYRDFFPNNAVHYFVSYYDYYQPEAYMPITDTYIEKEAQINEEIDRLRHASTQALLTRRDVIVVASVSCIYNLGSPAEYEKVNLKIKTGDVVVRRDFIRSLIDIHFERTNADLNPGLFRVVGNALEIMPVNEKTIYRIEIKDDRIETIKKIDAVSRVILEETSSVFLFPAKHFVAGEGEIGRAVKSIKAELVKRLKELHAEGKELEAQRLERRTKYDVAMIKEIGYCNGIENYSRHFSGKASGEPPDSLLAYFPRKADGSPDFLTIIDESHVTVPQIGGMKMGDASRKETLVEHGFRLPSAKDNRPLSFKEFEDRIGQVIFTSATPADYEREKSQQVVEQVIRPTGLIDPEIILRPIIQGASYKGQIADFIVEAEKAIKKGGRVIATTLTKRMAEDLSEYLKEKKLKAEYLHSDIKTIDRIEILTEFRRGKFDCLVGVNLLREGLDLPEVSLIGILDADKEGFLRSETSLIQIIGRAARNVDGRVILYADVVTGSIQRAVAETNRRRAIQVAYNEKHGITPKTIQKKIHDITEQLRSEHDRAVATLTALDRIAFKGDMRKLIKEKERQMADAVKVLDFETAALIRDEIKALRSKK, from the coding sequence ATGGGGAAATTCAATCTCGTATCCGAATTTAAACCTGCGGGGGACCAGCCCGAGGCTATTGAGGCACTTATGAAAGGGCTTGGCAGAGGCTTGTCGTATCAAACGCTTCTTGGCGTTACCGGCTCCGGAAAAACGTTTACCATGGCAAACGTTATCGCTCGTATAAACAAACCGACACTTGTCATCGCGCACAACAAAACTCTTGCCGCCCAGCTTGCCCAGGAGTATCGGGATTTTTTTCCGAACAACGCGGTGCATTATTTCGTTTCCTATTACGATTACTACCAGCCGGAGGCATATATGCCAATAACCGATACGTATATAGAAAAGGAAGCGCAAATCAACGAAGAAATTGACCGTCTACGCCACGCCTCAACCCAAGCGCTTCTTACGCGCAGAGACGTCATTGTGGTAGCCTCGGTGTCTTGTATCTACAACCTCGGCAGCCCCGCGGAATACGAGAAAGTCAATTTGAAAATAAAAACGGGGGATGTCGTCGTCCGTCGCGATTTTATACGCAGTCTTATAGACATCCATTTTGAGCGGACCAACGCCGACCTTAATCCCGGTCTTTTCCGCGTTGTCGGAAACGCGCTTGAAATAATGCCCGTAAACGAAAAAACGATTTACCGAATTGAAATTAAAGACGACCGTATCGAAACAATAAAAAAGATTGACGCTGTTTCCCGGGTTATTCTTGAAGAGACATCGTCCGTTTTCCTTTTCCCCGCAAAGCATTTCGTGGCGGGGGAGGGGGAAATCGGGCGTGCCGTGAAAAGCATCAAAGCGGAATTGGTGAAACGCCTCAAAGAACTCCACGCGGAAGGGAAAGAACTCGAAGCACAGCGCCTGGAACGCCGCACGAAATATGACGTCGCCATGATAAAAGAAATCGGTTACTGCAACGGTATCGAAAACTACTCGCGCCATTTTTCAGGGAAAGCCTCCGGTGAACCGCCGGACTCGTTACTCGCATATTTTCCCCGCAAAGCCGACGGAAGTCCCGATTTTCTTACCATTATCGATGAATCGCATGTTACCGTACCCCAAATAGGAGGAATGAAAATGGGAGATGCGTCCCGGAAAGAGACTCTCGTCGAACACGGATTCCGTCTTCCGTCGGCAAAAGACAATCGGCCCTTAAGTTTCAAAGAATTTGAAGACCGTATCGGGCAAGTGATTTTCACTTCCGCAACTCCCGCCGATTATGAACGAGAAAAAAGCCAGCAGGTTGTCGAACAGGTTATCCGTCCGACGGGTCTCATTGACCCGGAAATCATATTGCGCCCTATTATTCAGGGTGCGTCATACAAAGGCCAAATCGCCGATTTCATTGTTGAGGCGGAAAAGGCCATTAAAAAAGGCGGTAGGGTTATTGCCACTACTCTTACAAAACGCATGGCCGAAGATTTAAGCGAATACCTCAAAGAAAAAAAACTTAAGGCCGAATATTTACACAGTGACATCAAGACGATAGACCGCATTGAAATACTGACGGAGTTTAGGAGGGGGAAATTCGATTGTCTTGTGGGGGTTAATCTTCTGCGAGAAGGTCTCGACCTTCCGGAGGTGTCTTTGATTGGTATTCTTGATGCGGACAAGGAAGGCTTTTTGCGTTCTGAAACGTCTTTAATTCAAATTATCGGACGTGCGGCGAGAAACGTGGACGGAAGGGTTATTCTCTACGCCGATGTGGTGACCGGCTCGATCCAGCGTGCGGTCGCCGAAACCAACCGCCGTCGCGCCATACAAGTCGCATATAACGAGAAGCACGGTATTACTCCGAAAACAATTCAAAAGAAAATCCACGACATCACCGAGCAATTGCGAAGCGAACATGACAGGGCGGTTGCCACTCTCACCGCGCTTGACCGCATTGCGTTCAAGGGTGATATGCGGAAACTTATAAAAGAAAAAGAGCGGCAAATGGCCGATGCGGTGAAGGTACTCGATTTTGAAACCGCGGCGCTTATTCGCGATGAAATAAAGGCATTGCGCTCAAAGAAATAA
- the uvrA gene encoding excinuclease ABC subunit UvrA, giving the protein MKKEETQQDKIIVKGARTHNLKNITVEMPRNKMVVFTGLSGSGKSSLAFDTIFAEGQRRYVESLSSYARQFLRQMQKPDVDEIIGLSPAISIDQKSRSNNPRSTVATTTEIYDYLRILYARIGRPHCLVCGDEIKRLSNEEIKNFILEKISEKAKEIAKSKNEIPLPVYVELFAPLVRGRKGEYYQLLYDLLGRGYSEVLVDGVRKKLREQIILSKNKRHEISALVDAINIADFGEKENQKNALERLSEGLEKSLHEAQGLVEIRFRDFKGQTKKEESFLMSSKFACPKDGYSYPEIEPRLFSFNSPYGACEACNGLGTKHFFGDEPCPTCLGARLRPEALHVLIGGKNIIELVALSIKDASDFFSRLKISAREKNISKVVVKEIESRLEFMIDVGIDYLSLDRRAHTLSGGEAQRIRLASQLGSGLVGALYVLDEPTIGLHQHDNERLIKTLINLRDLGNTIIVVEHDEDTIYSSDYIVDIGPGAGIHGGQIVVSGWLDELLTAKKNESESLTLSYLRGEKNIPIPENRRTQDKGKLTVKGGKIFNIKNLNVEIPLGKFVAVTGVSGSGKSSFMYEILYKNLQARLERRYRTNDTFNCSSVEGTEYLGRAILIDQSPIGRTPRSNPVTYTGAFIFMRELFAETIEARARGWGPSRFSFNVTGGRCETCLGAGTIAVEMHFLPTVYVPCDVCHGKRFMKETLEVEYKKKNIHEVLQMTVEEGLAFFEDIPAIYDRLKTLNDVGLGYLGLGQSATTLSGGEAQRVKIASELYRPHLTKTIYLLDEPTIGLHYEDVSKLIEILNRLVDKGNTVVIIEHNMDLIKNADHILDFGPEGGDKGGTLVAKGTPENVANAGKSYTGTYLRKLFNRQKR; this is encoded by the coding sequence ATGAAAAAAGAAGAAACACAACAGGATAAAATCATTGTTAAAGGGGCGCGCACGCATAACCTCAAGAATATTACCGTTGAAATGCCCCGCAATAAGATGGTCGTGTTTACGGGACTTTCCGGCTCGGGGAAGTCGTCTTTGGCGTTTGATACCATTTTTGCGGAAGGCCAACGACGTTATGTGGAATCTCTTTCCTCATATGCCCGTCAGTTTTTACGCCAAATGCAAAAGCCTGACGTTGACGAGATTATCGGACTTTCCCCGGCTATTTCAATTGACCAAAAATCCCGTTCCAACAACCCCCGTTCGACCGTTGCCACAACAACGGAAATTTACGACTACCTCCGCATTTTGTATGCCCGTATCGGCCGACCGCACTGTCTTGTGTGCGGCGATGAGATAAAACGCCTGTCCAACGAAGAAATCAAAAATTTCATTTTGGAAAAGATTTCCGAGAAAGCAAAAGAAATTGCAAAAAGCAAAAATGAAATTCCCCTTCCTGTGTACGTGGAACTTTTTGCTCCGCTTGTGCGGGGACGAAAAGGGGAATACTACCAGCTTCTCTACGACCTGTTGGGGCGGGGATACTCGGAAGTACTTGTTGACGGAGTAAGAAAAAAACTTCGCGAACAAATTATTCTTTCCAAAAACAAACGCCATGAAATAAGCGCGCTTGTCGACGCCATCAATATTGCCGATTTCGGAGAAAAGGAAAACCAAAAAAACGCGCTTGAACGTCTGAGTGAAGGACTTGAAAAATCTCTGCACGAGGCGCAGGGTCTTGTTGAAATCCGTTTTCGGGATTTCAAGGGGCAGACGAAAAAGGAAGAATCGTTTCTCATGTCCTCGAAATTTGCCTGTCCGAAGGACGGCTATTCATATCCGGAAATAGAACCGAGGCTGTTTTCTTTTAATTCTCCGTACGGGGCATGTGAAGCATGTAATGGCCTTGGCACCAAACATTTCTTCGGAGACGAACCATGTCCCACGTGCCTCGGCGCGCGTTTGCGCCCGGAAGCACTTCATGTTCTTATCGGAGGAAAAAATATTATCGAACTTGTCGCGCTTTCAATCAAAGATGCATCCGATTTTTTTTCCCGTCTTAAGATTTCCGCGAGGGAAAAAAATATTTCAAAAGTCGTTGTCAAAGAAATCGAATCCCGTCTCGAGTTCATGATAGATGTCGGTATCGATTATCTTTCCTTAGACCGTCGCGCGCATACGCTCTCGGGCGGCGAGGCACAACGTATTCGTCTGGCATCGCAGCTCGGAAGCGGGCTTGTCGGTGCTTTGTATGTTCTTGACGAGCCGACCATCGGACTCCATCAGCACGACAACGAGCGGCTTATAAAAACGCTTATTAATCTGCGCGACTTAGGTAATACGATTATCGTGGTTGAGCACGACGAGGACACGATTTATTCCTCGGATTATATCGTTGATATTGGGCCCGGGGCCGGTATCCATGGCGGGCAGATTGTCGTTTCCGGATGGCTTGACGAACTGCTTACCGCCAAAAAGAACGAATCCGAATCACTCACTCTTTCGTATCTTCGCGGTGAAAAAAACATCCCTATCCCCGAAAATCGCAGGACGCAGGACAAAGGGAAACTGACGGTCAAGGGTGGAAAAATTTTTAATATTAAAAATCTTAACGTCGAAATTCCTCTCGGAAAATTCGTCGCGGTAACGGGAGTTTCCGGTTCCGGAAAATCATCGTTTATGTACGAAATTCTTTATAAAAATCTTCAAGCCCGTCTCGAGCGCCGTTATCGGACCAATGACACGTTCAATTGTTCTTCCGTCGAAGGGACCGAATATCTTGGTCGGGCCATCCTTATAGACCAATCGCCCATCGGCAGAACACCGCGTTCCAATCCCGTGACATATACCGGTGCTTTTATCTTCATGCGTGAACTGTTTGCCGAAACCATCGAAGCTCGCGCACGGGGCTGGGGGCCGAGCAGATTTTCCTTTAATGTTACGGGCGGACGCTGCGAAACATGCCTCGGCGCGGGAACGATTGCCGTTGAAATGCATTTCTTGCCGACGGTATATGTGCCGTGCGACGTATGCCATGGAAAACGATTTATGAAAGAAACGCTTGAAGTCGAGTACAAAAAGAAAAATATCCACGAAGTATTGCAAATGACGGTCGAAGAAGGACTCGCTTTTTTTGAAGACATTCCGGCAATTTACGACAGGCTTAAAACATTAAACGATGTCGGGCTCGGCTATCTCGGACTCGGGCAGTCGGCAACGACGCTTTCGGGAGGAGAAGCACAACGCGTGAAAATTGCATCGGAATTGTATCGCCCGCATCTTACCAAAACCATTTACCTTCTCGATGAGCCGACCATCGGGCTTCATTATGAAGATGTAAGCAAACTCATAGAAATACTCAACCGCCTTGTCGATAAGGGAAATACGGTTGTTATCATTGAACATAATATGGACCTGATAAAAAATGCCGACCATATTCTTGATTTCGGACCGGAAGGAGGGGACAAGGGAGGTACTCTCGTCGCCAAAGGCACACCCGAAAATGTTGCCAATGCAGGCAAGTCGTATACGGGAACGTACCTGAGAAAATTATTCAACCGGCAAAAACGCTAA
- a CDS encoding GIY-YIG nuclease family protein, whose product MTSEQFKKKKLPRQPGVYMFMSGSKILYIGRATSLKERVSSYFSKDINDARGPIIVAMVKKAASIKVTPTDSVLEALLLEAHLIKTWKPPYNSREKDNKSFNYIAITKENFPRVSLVRGRQLEREESYLHIFGPFINGGLLKDAMKIVRKIFPFRDKCLPATERESGKPCFNRQIGLCPGVCSGEISRKEYGAHIRNLSLFLSGKKQNLVSSLRREMKRYAKGLEFEKAERIKKTLFSLEHIQDVALIKHAREMASGGPSDAFRIEAYDVAHISGTSVVGVMTVMENGEVKKSDYRKFKVKSARVDDTKSLKEILTRRFGHPEWPSPRLIVVDGGVAQRNMALKTLSELNMHVPVVAVVKDEHHKPKNILGNGRMVQERKREILLINSEAHRFAISYHRFLRGK is encoded by the coding sequence ATGACTTCCGAGCAATTCAAAAAAAAGAAACTACCGCGCCAACCCGGCGTGTATATGTTTATGTCCGGCTCAAAAATTCTCTACATCGGCAGGGCGACGTCTCTAAAAGAGCGTGTTTCAAGTTATTTTTCCAAAGACATAAACGATGCCCGCGGACCGATTATCGTTGCTATGGTTAAAAAAGCAGCGAGCATTAAAGTAACTCCGACAGACTCGGTGCTCGAAGCCCTACTTCTTGAAGCGCATCTCATCAAAACATGGAAGCCTCCGTACAATAGCAGGGAAAAAGACAATAAAAGTTTTAATTACATCGCCATAACAAAAGAAAATTTTCCGCGTGTTTCTTTGGTGCGGGGAAGACAACTGGAACGGGAAGAATCGTACCTTCATATTTTTGGTCCGTTTATAAACGGGGGACTCTTAAAAGACGCGATGAAGATTGTCCGGAAAATTTTTCCGTTCAGAGACAAATGTCTGCCCGCAACGGAAAGGGAATCGGGGAAACCGTGTTTTAACAGGCAAATCGGCTTATGTCCCGGAGTGTGCAGCGGAGAAATTTCACGGAAGGAATATGGGGCGCACATCCGGAACCTCTCCCTTTTCCTTTCGGGGAAAAAACAAAATCTTGTTTCTTCACTAAGGCGGGAAATGAAAAGATATGCCAAAGGACTTGAATTTGAAAAAGCGGAAAGAATAAAGAAAACTCTTTTTTCCCTTGAGCATATTCAGGACGTTGCGCTTATAAAACATGCCCGCGAAATGGCCTCGGGCGGACCCTCGGATGCATTTCGTATTGAGGCATACGATGTTGCTCACATTTCCGGAACCTCGGTTGTCGGTGTAATGACCGTTATGGAAAACGGGGAAGTGAAAAAAAGCGATTACAGAAAATTCAAAGTGAAAAGCGCCCGTGTGGACGACACAAAATCACTCAAGGAAATTCTTACGCGGCGTTTCGGACATCCCGAATGGCCATCCCCGCGGTTGATTGTTGTTGATGGGGGCGTTGCACAAAGAAATATGGCGCTCAAAACGCTTTCCGAACTGAATATGCATGTTCCCGTTGTGGCGGTGGTGAAAGATGAACACCATAAGCCGAAAAATATTCTGGGAAACGGACGTATGGTTCAAGAAAGAAAAAGAGAAATTTTACTTATAAATTCCGAAGCGCATCGTTTTGCTATCTCATACCACCGGTTTTTACGGGGGAAATAG